Proteins encoded by one window of Candidatus Pelagibacter giovannonii:
- a CDS encoding aspartate/glutamate racemase family protein yields the protein MKLNKVEPKYISKSNPRIGLITLGSDFRIEKDFNNMIYGRDIDLYVNRIHCYNPLTNETLAKMSDDITDVTKDILPDQKIDCVAYGCTSGTVAAGYDVIKEKVNLAKPEAKVTTPITAAIKALNKLGIDKISIFTPYTKTINDSVVGYFEKENINVNSLTYFDIESDLDIGKVDEDHLFDVLSKVDLTDSEALFVSCTALPVLSIINKLEEKLNKVVLSSNQTLIWDSFNVINYKEKIDGFGKLFNS from the coding sequence ATGAAATTAAACAAAGTAGAGCCAAAATATATTTCAAAATCCAATCCAAGAATTGGTCTTATAACACTGGGTAGTGATTTTAGAATTGAAAAGGATTTTAATAATATGATCTATGGAAGAGACATTGATCTCTATGTAAATAGAATTCATTGCTACAATCCATTAACCAATGAAACGTTAGCTAAGATGTCAGATGACATTACTGATGTTACAAAAGATATTTTGCCAGATCAAAAAATAGATTGTGTAGCGTATGGTTGCACATCTGGAACAGTTGCAGCTGGATATGATGTGATAAAAGAAAAAGTAAATTTGGCTAAACCAGAAGCAAAAGTAACGACACCAATAACTGCAGCTATTAAGGCATTAAATAAATTAGGCATTGATAAAATATCTATTTTTACACCTTATACAAAAACAATAAATGACTCTGTGGTTGGCTATTTTGAAAAAGAAAATATTAACGTTAATTCTTTAACTTATTTTGATATTGAGTCTGATTTAGATATTGGAAAAGTTGATGAGGATCATTTATTTGATGTCTTGTCAAAAGTAGATCTTACAGATAGTGAGGCGTTATTTGTTTCGTGTACGGCTTTACCAGTACTATCTATAATTAATAAGCTAGAAGAAAAACTAAATAAAGTTGTTCTATCAAGCAATCAAACTTTAATCTGGGACTCTTTTAATGTAATTAATTATAAAGAAAAGATTGATGGTTTTGGAAAATTATTTAATAGTTAA
- a CDS encoding LLM class flavin-dependent oxidoreductase, producing the protein MKFGYFCNTTNWNHKPYNQLLNETQEITSYCDENNWDSIWYTEHHFNHEGMESCTNPLMMGVDAAARTKQIRIGQACNVITFHNPIRLAEDIALLDQLSGGRVDVGIGRGIYGREAINMNKEADLKDQAKNFRLFDESLSIMKKAWTEEFFSHQGEFYTYPTPGFTWQHDMSPPSDKFLDTKTSEIKKISVVPKPMQQPHPPIWQVVDGARSIEWAAQNGLNTIMWIPTVKALKKRFEIYRDAKSKAENRDVPLGEGVSLVRDMFVAETMEEAEKMAGEHIINYMKWVCHWRGLGNHMNPDEDLPETKHKLDLLNYDFLHKRNLLFGTPEYVINKINELKSELNLQNLQVWSNFPGIKHDACMRSIKLFNDEVIPKINLDNSNIEKVS; encoded by the coding sequence GTGAAATTTGGATATTTTTGTAACACTACTAATTGGAATCATAAACCATACAATCAATTATTAAACGAAACCCAGGAAATCACTAGTTACTGTGATGAAAATAATTGGGACTCTATTTGGTATACAGAGCATCACTTCAATCATGAAGGAATGGAATCTTGTACCAACCCACTGATGATGGGAGTTGATGCTGCAGCCAGAACAAAACAAATTAGAATAGGTCAAGCTTGCAATGTAATTACATTTCATAATCCTATTCGTCTAGCTGAAGACATAGCTTTGCTAGATCAATTGTCTGGAGGGAGAGTTGATGTTGGTATTGGAAGAGGAATTTATGGAAGAGAAGCTATCAATATGAACAAAGAGGCTGACCTAAAAGATCAAGCTAAAAATTTTAGATTATTTGATGAGTCTTTATCAATCATGAAAAAAGCTTGGACTGAGGAATTTTTTAGTCATCAGGGTGAGTTTTATACATATCCTACTCCTGGTTTTACTTGGCAACATGACATGAGCCCACCTAGCGATAAATTTTTAGATACAAAAACAAGTGAAATAAAAAAAATTAGCGTTGTTCCAAAACCAATGCAACAACCACACCCTCCTATATGGCAAGTAGTTGATGGAGCGAGATCGATTGAATGGGCAGCTCAAAATGGATTAAACACTATAATGTGGATACCTACTGTTAAAGCTTTAAAGAAAAGATTTGAAATTTATAGAGATGCAAAATCTAAAGCAGAAAATAGAGATGTACCATTAGGAGAAGGTGTATCTTTAGTTAGAGATATGTTTGTAGCAGAAACTATGGAAGAAGCAGAAAAAATGGCTGGTGAACATATTATTAATTATATGAAATGGGTTTGTCATTGGAGAGGATTGGGAAATCATATGAATCCAGATGAAGATTTACCAGAAACAAAGCATAAATTAGATCTGTTGAACTATGACTTTTTGCATAAAAGAAATTTATTATTTGGAACACCTGAGTATGTGATTAATAAAATAAATGAATTAAAATCTGAATTAAATTTACAAAACTTGCAAGTATGGTCTAACTTTCCTGGTATAAAGCATGATGCTTGCATGAGAAGTATAAAACTGTTTAATGATGAAGTAATACCAAAAATTAATTTAGATAATTCAAATATAGAGAAAGTAAGTTAA
- a CDS encoding alpha/beta fold hydrolase codes for MPHNFDPNQNYHSFIDNKTEPLVFVHGVGLDQKMWDSQVNSLSDHSIITYDLLGHGKTPYNKEEITLNDFSDQLDCLLKFLKIDKINLVGFSLGSLIALDFASKFQDKLKSLTLIGTAYKRTKEQRALVIERFEQAKLNKPISRQALKRWFTDQYLNDHPEIYNQFIKVLTKEGEDHLNFLKAYKLFAYHQDDIHMIKNIKTKTLVMTGSDDLGSTVEMSKSLSNDLINSSFTEINNGKHLCSIECADDVNINLKNFINN; via the coding sequence ATGCCACACAATTTTGATCCTAATCAAAATTATCATTCTTTCATTGATAATAAAACTGAACCATTAGTTTTTGTTCATGGTGTTGGTCTAGATCAAAAAATGTGGGACTCTCAAGTTAATTCCTTAAGTGATCATTCAATAATTACCTATGATTTATTAGGGCACGGAAAAACTCCTTACAATAAAGAAGAGATCACATTAAATGATTTTTCAGATCAACTAGACTGTTTATTAAAGTTTTTAAAAATTGATAAAATTAATCTTGTAGGTTTCTCTTTAGGTTCATTAATTGCATTAGATTTTGCTTCAAAATTTCAAGATAAATTAAAAAGCCTTACATTAATAGGAACAGCATATAAAAGAACAAAAGAACAAAGAGCTTTAGTCATAGAAAGATTTGAGCAAGCTAAGTTGAATAAACCTATTTCAAGGCAGGCACTAAAAAGATGGTTCACAGATCAATACTTAAACGACCATCCAGAAATTTATAATCAATTTATAAAAGTTTTGACAAAAGAAGGTGAAGATCATTTAAATTTTTTAAAAGCCTATAAACTATTTGCTTATCATCAAGATGATATCCATATGATTAAAAATATTAAAACTAAAACTCTGGTGATGACAGGATCAGATGATTTAGGTTCAACTGTTGAGATGTCAAAATCTTTATCTAATGATTTAATAAACTCAAGTTTTACTGAGATAAATAATGGAAAACATCTTTGTAGTATAGAGTGTGCAGATGATGTTAATATAAATCTTAAAAATTTTATTAATAATTAA
- a CDS encoding M24 family metallopeptidase, producing the protein MNFSKEEYKARLNKVQNSMQEKGIELLISSDTANMNYLTGYDAWSFYYAQAVIVHVNADEPLCWVRKQDSGGAYIKTYLKNENILVYDEKYIHTWPVHPYDNLVEIIKERKWDKLTIGLEMDSHYFTAYCYEKMKQGLPNVKLKDSERLVNWARVVKSNAEIELMKSAAIISQKGMQTAIDVINLGVRQCDAVGEIQKALFYGTPEFGGEYSSIATLLPTGKGTSASHLTATQDKFVEGEATIIELSGVYQRYHCPMARTVLLGKPDQLKIDTMNKTNEALQAGIDAAKPGQTADDVAQAFWKILDKYGIEKTSRTGYSIGIGYPPDWGEHTLNISKGDMTILEPNVTFHMIAVMQFGGWGVEASEAIRITDKGCELFCNFSKDLQIK; encoded by the coding sequence ATGAATTTTAGCAAAGAAGAATACAAAGCAAGATTAAATAAAGTTCAAAACTCAATGCAAGAAAAAGGCATAGAACTATTAATCTCTAGTGATACAGCCAATATGAACTATTTAACTGGCTATGATGCTTGGTCATTTTATTATGCTCAAGCTGTAATTGTACATGTGAATGCTGATGAACCATTATGCTGGGTTAGAAAACAAGACTCAGGTGGAGCATATATAAAAACTTATTTAAAAAATGAAAATATTTTAGTTTATGATGAAAAATATATTCATACTTGGCCAGTGCACCCTTATGATAATTTAGTAGAAATTATAAAAGAAAGAAAATGGGATAAACTTACAATAGGTTTAGAAATGGATAGTCATTATTTTACAGCTTATTGTTATGAAAAAATGAAACAAGGGCTACCAAATGTTAAATTAAAAGATTCTGAAAGATTGGTTAATTGGGCTCGTGTTGTTAAATCTAATGCAGAGATAGAACTTATGAAATCTGCAGCAATAATTTCCCAAAAAGGAATGCAAACAGCAATTGATGTAATAAATCTGGGTGTCAGACAATGCGATGCTGTAGGTGAAATTCAAAAGGCATTATTTTATGGAACTCCAGAATTTGGAGGGGAGTATTCAAGTATTGCAACATTACTTCCAACAGGAAAAGGTACTTCAGCATCACATTTAACAGCAACACAAGATAAATTTGTGGAGGGTGAGGCTACAATAATAGAGCTTTCAGGCGTATATCAAAGGTACCACTGTCCAATGGCTAGAACAGTTTTACTTGGAAAACCTGATCAATTGAAAATTGATACTATGAATAAAACAAATGAGGCACTTCAAGCTGGAATAGATGCTGCAAAACCTGGACAAACAGCAGATGATGTTGCGCAAGCTTTTTGGAAAATTTTAGATAAATATGGAATAGAAAAAACCTCTAGAACTGGTTATTCAATAGGAATTGGCTATCCACCTGATTGGGGTGAGCATACTCTTAATATATCTAAAGGCGATATGACTATATTAGAACCAAATGTTACTTTTCATATGATTGCTGTAATGCAATTTGGAGGGTGGGGAGTTGAAGCATCAGAAGCAATACGAATAACCGACAAAGGGTGTGAGTTATTTTGTAATTTTTCAAAAGATCTTCAGATTAAGTAG
- a CDS encoding aldehyde dehydrogenase, which translates to MTKIQNFKMYIDGQWVDSESGKTIETLNPENNEVWATVPEANEKDVDKAVKAAQKAFDNSWSNLHPRKRAKYLRSLANLLRENAEHLGTIETIDTGKIFRETKTQANYIAEYYDYFAGLADKVEGTVVPIDKPDMQVTTTRIPIGVVAAIIPWNSQMLLTAVKLAPALAMGNTVVIKASELAPVTLLEFAKLVEKSGIPKGVVNIITGLGEPCGKALTTHNLVERIAFTGGPETAKHIVKNSAENLSQVSLELGGKSPVVVFNDAEQENALNGITAGIFGASGQSCIAGSRLYIQSEIYDEFLGKLVVKAEKIKLGAPMDKDTQMGPLNSFKQLENIEKNIEATIEQGGKIRCGGKRSDTSNKGYYFPATIIECENHNLPTAENELFGPVLSVMKFDTEEEAIKLMNDNKYGLSSGVYSSNLGRSMRVSKAVRAGIVFVNTYRLISPMAPFGGIKDSGYGKEAGIESIKEYTRIKTTWYNSSDKPMLDPFTMG; encoded by the coding sequence ATGACAAAAATTCAAAACTTTAAAATGTACATAGATGGTCAATGGGTTGACTCTGAGTCTGGTAAAACTATTGAAACTTTAAACCCAGAGAATAATGAAGTTTGGGCAACTGTACCTGAGGCAAATGAAAAAGATGTAGATAAAGCAGTAAAGGCTGCACAAAAAGCTTTTGATAACTCCTGGTCTAATTTACATCCAAGGAAAAGAGCTAAATATTTAAGGTCTCTAGCAAACTTACTGAGAGAGAATGCTGAACATCTTGGAACTATAGAAACTATCGATACAGGAAAAATTTTTAGAGAAACCAAAACACAAGCTAATTATATTGCTGAGTACTATGATTACTTTGCAGGTCTTGCAGATAAAGTTGAAGGAACAGTTGTACCAATAGATAAACCAGATATGCAAGTAACAACAACCAGAATACCTATTGGGGTAGTAGCTGCAATTATTCCATGGAATTCTCAAATGTTATTAACCGCTGTAAAACTTGCACCTGCCTTGGCAATGGGTAATACGGTAGTAATAAAAGCATCTGAGCTTGCGCCTGTAACTTTGTTAGAATTTGCAAAATTAGTTGAAAAATCAGGAATACCAAAAGGAGTAGTTAACATAATCACCGGTTTAGGTGAGCCTTGTGGTAAGGCTCTAACCACGCATAATCTTGTGGAAAGAATTGCATTCACTGGTGGCCCAGAAACTGCAAAACATATTGTAAAAAATTCTGCTGAAAATTTATCTCAAGTAAGCTTAGAGCTAGGTGGAAAAAGTCCTGTTGTGGTATTTAATGACGCTGAACAAGAAAATGCACTTAATGGTATTACTGCTGGGATTTTTGGTGCAAGTGGTCAAAGTTGCATTGCTGGATCAAGACTTTATATCCAGTCTGAGATATACGATGAATTTTTAGGTAAATTAGTAGTAAAAGCAGAAAAGATAAAACTGGGTGCACCAATGGATAAAGATACTCAAATGGGGCCTTTAAATAGTTTTAAACAATTAGAAAATATAGAAAAAAATATTGAAGCTACCATTGAACAAGGAGGAAAAATTAGATGTGGAGGGAAAAGATCAGATACATCTAATAAAGGTTATTATTTTCCAGCTACAATAATTGAATGCGAAAATCATAATTTACCTACTGCTGAAAATGAATTATTTGGTCCAGTATTATCTGTGATGAAGTTTGATACGGAGGAAGAAGCTATTAAATTAATGAATGATAATAAATATGGATTATCCTCTGGAGTTTATTCATCAAACCTTGGAAGAAGCATGCGAGTTTCAAAGGCAGTAAGAGCTGGAATAGTATTTGTAAATACATACAGGCTAATTTCACCCATGGCTCCATTTGGGGGAATCAAGGATAGTGGGTATGGAAAAGAAGCAGGGATCGAGTCTATTAAAGAATATACAAGAATAAAAACAACATGGTATAATTCTTCGGATAAACCGATGTTAGACCCATTCACAATGGGATAA
- a CDS encoding amino acid synthesis family protein, which yields MKLELRKFAKFVDKTFIEGGKEAKEPVLLVSVAAVFKNPWHGKGFVEDLKPIILDLAPKLGTILVSELIKEMGSPEKILAYGKAGTVGLNGEIEHASAFIHTLRFGNKFRDAVGGTSYLSFTNTRSPAGSKMSIPMMHKTDSGLRPYYLTHEFTIHDAPFDDEIVIAIGGASSGRAHARTGDRYQDMKEMGLDPK from the coding sequence ATGAAACTAGAACTTAGAAAATTTGCAAAATTTGTTGATAAAACTTTTATTGAAGGTGGTAAAGAAGCTAAGGAACCTGTTCTACTAGTTTCGGTTGCTGCTGTATTTAAAAATCCATGGCATGGAAAAGGTTTTGTTGAAGACTTAAAACCAATCATTTTAGATTTAGCTCCCAAATTAGGTACTATTCTTGTCTCTGAATTAATAAAAGAAATGGGCTCTCCTGAAAAAATTTTAGCTTATGGTAAGGCTGGAACTGTTGGACTTAATGGTGAAATTGAACATGCATCTGCATTTATCCACACTTTAAGGTTTGGTAATAAATTTAGAGATGCTGTTGGTGGAACATCTTATTTAAGTTTCACGAACACAAGAAGTCCTGCTGGTTCTAAAATGTCAATTCCGATGATGCATAAAACAGATTCTGGTCTAAGGCCTTATTATCTTACACATGAATTTACTATACACGATGCCCCTTTTGACGATGAAATAGTTATAGCAATAGGTGGTGCATCAAGTGGTAGAGCTCATGCTAGAACCGGCGATAGATATCAAGATATGAAGGAAATGGGACTAGATCCTAAATAA
- a CDS encoding ABC transporter ATP-binding protein, translating to MAKNKEFVKFDNVDKSYDGKVLVVKGLNLDIEEGEFVTMLGPSGSGKTTCLMMLAGFETPTHGEIYLDGKVISNIPPHKRGIGMVFQNYALFPHMTVYENLAFPLRVRNIPKDEADKKIDKALSMVSLHGFESRMPMQLSGGQQQRVAVARSLVFDPQVVLMDEPLGALDKNLRESMQYEIKHIHESIGVTVVYVTHDQTEALTMSNRIAVFNDGKVQQLSSPDELYEKPVNSFVAEFIGENNKFLGQVADISGDKCKVKLEDGTEILANSVAVKAKGDKTKVSLRPERAIIDPTDKMDNNHKGKIEEIIYHGDHTRLRVDLLGNKDFILKVPNSTARLDLKKGNVLNIGWNSVDCRALDPK from the coding sequence ATGGCAAAAAACAAAGAATTTGTAAAATTTGACAATGTAGACAAAAGCTATGATGGTAAAGTATTAGTTGTTAAAGGATTAAATCTAGACATTGAAGAAGGTGAGTTTGTAACAATGTTAGGACCCTCTGGTTCAGGTAAAACAACTTGTTTAATGATGCTTGCTGGTTTTGAAACTCCAACTCATGGAGAAATTTATTTAGATGGTAAAGTGATTTCAAATATTCCACCTCATAAAAGAGGAATTGGAATGGTATTCCAAAATTATGCTTTATTTCCACACATGACTGTTTATGAAAACTTAGCTTTTCCATTAAGAGTAAGAAATATTCCAAAAGATGAAGCAGATAAAAAAATTGATAAGGCTTTATCAATGGTATCTCTTCATGGTTTTGAATCAAGAATGCCGATGCAATTATCAGGCGGACAACAACAACGTGTTGCTGTGGCAAGATCATTAGTTTTTGATCCACAGGTAGTGCTTATGGATGAACCTCTAGGAGCATTAGATAAAAATTTAAGAGAGAGCATGCAATATGAAATTAAACATATTCATGAAAGTATTGGTGTAACAGTTGTTTATGTAACACACGACCAAACTGAGGCTTTAACAATGTCAAATAGAATTGCAGTTTTTAATGATGGTAAAGTTCAACAGCTATCAAGCCCAGATGAATTGTATGAAAAACCAGTTAATTCTTTTGTTGCTGAATTTATTGGAGAAAATAATAAATTTTTAGGTCAGGTTGCAGATATTTCAGGTGATAAATGCAAAGTAAAACTAGAAGATGGTACAGAAATTTTAGCAAATTCAGTTGCTGTAAAAGCAAAAGGGGACAAAACTAAAGTTTCACTAAGACCTGAAAGAGCAATTATAGATCCTACAGATAAAATGGATAACAATCATAAAGGTAAAATTGAAGAAATTATTTATCATGGTGATCACACAAGACTTAGAGTTGATTTACTAGGGAATAAAGATTTTATACTTAAAGTACCAAATAGCACTGCAAGACTGGATCTTAAAAAGGGTAATGTGCTTAATATAGGCTGGAACAGTGTCGACTGTAGAGCTTTAGATCCAAAATAA